The Erigeron canadensis isolate Cc75 chromosome 4, C_canadensis_v1, whole genome shotgun sequence genome window below encodes:
- the LOC122596871 gene encoding uncharacterized protein LOC122596871, with product MTLPQFVWYYPHERNQESLHIYSTHGFGYDPVSDDYKVISLTYFDYDYKVITTTRLAIYSIRRNTWRQTIIDSSPLTVVGRLLLLVDECFSEVPSPNLCNNATITSRFDSRLVVIRGKLAIYKHFEVWLMNWYGVKESWTKVPLGKLRNELSLGNSVIFDDNGKIRVANRGQTMLIYDFEKGTFSKDVYFWSWQFQLVGSYVESLVSLSRKDTTGCKKIP from the exons ATGACATTGCCGCAATTTGTATGGTATTATCCTCATGAAAGGAATCAGGAGTCTTTACACATTTACAGCAcgcatggatttggttatgatCCAGTTTCGGATGATTACAAGGTTATTTCCCTCACTTATTTTGATTATGATTACAAGGTTATTACCACCACTCGTTTGGCTATCTATAGCATTAGAAGGAATACTTGGAGACAAACTATCATTGATAGTAGTCCGTTGACTGTCGTTGGTCGCCTCCTGCT TTTAGTAGATGAGTGTTTTAGTGAAGTCCCATCACCCAATTTATGTAATAATGCAACAATCACGTCTAGATTTGATAGCAGGCTTGTTGTCATTCGTGGAAAGCTTGCCATTTATAAGCATTTTGAGGTTTGGTTAATGAACTGGTATGGTGTAAAAGAATCTTGGACTAAGGTTCCACTCGGTAAACTTAGGAATGAACTTAGCTTAGGGAATTCAGTAATTTTTGATGACAATGGCAAAATTCGGGTGGCTAACAGAGGTCAAACAATGCTGATATATGATTTTGAGAAAGGAACTTTTAgcaaagatgtttatttttGGAGTTGGCAATTTCAGCTTGTTGGTAGTTATGTTGAAAGTCTTGTTTCACTAAGTAGAAAGGATACAACCGGATGCAAAAAAATTCCTTGA